A single region of the Nocardioides aquaticus genome encodes:
- the argF gene encoding ornithine carbamoyltransferase, translating to MSTAVGPVEPVVSERRHHLDLRGRHFLRELDFTPEEWRHLLTLAECLKADKQQGREVQHLRGRNVALIFEKASTRTRCAFEVATHDQGGHVTYLDPTGSHMGHKESTADTARVLGRMYDAIEFRGFSHATAESLAAHAGVPVWNGLTDRWHPTQSLCDALTMREHVDKPDAHVSFAFVGDAADNTANSLLLSGALLGMDVRMVAPSSLQTPPEIVAAARAVAVTTGARLTFTDDVRAGVAGVDFVHTDVWVSMGEPVETWAERIALLRPYQVDAALMASTGNPETKFMHCLPAFHDRGTEVGEELFQQTGLSSLEVTDEVFESSASIVFDQAENRLHTIKAVMVATLGGSDGLASGPPVGEWRA from the coding sequence ATGAGCACCGCGGTCGGCCCGGTCGAGCCCGTCGTCAGCGAGCGTCGCCACCACCTCGACCTGCGCGGGCGCCACTTCCTGCGCGAGCTGGACTTCACCCCCGAAGAGTGGCGGCACCTGCTCACGCTGGCCGAGTGCCTCAAGGCCGACAAGCAGCAGGGCCGGGAGGTGCAGCACCTGCGCGGGCGCAACGTCGCGCTGATCTTCGAGAAGGCCTCCACCCGCACCCGGTGCGCCTTCGAGGTCGCCACGCACGACCAGGGCGGCCACGTGACCTACCTCGACCCGACCGGCTCGCACATGGGGCACAAGGAGTCCACCGCCGACACCGCCCGCGTCCTGGGCCGGATGTACGACGCGATCGAGTTCCGCGGGTTCAGCCACGCCACCGCCGAGTCGCTGGCCGCCCACGCCGGGGTGCCGGTGTGGAACGGCCTCACCGACCGCTGGCACCCCACCCAGTCGCTCTGCGACGCCCTGACCATGCGCGAGCACGTCGACAAGCCCGACGCCCACGTGTCCTTCGCCTTCGTCGGCGACGCGGCGGACAACACCGCGAACTCGCTGCTGCTCTCCGGCGCCCTGCTCGGCATGGACGTGCGGATGGTCGCCCCGTCCTCGCTCCAGACACCTCCGGAGATCGTCGCTGCGGCGCGCGCGGTGGCCGTGACCACGGGCGCCCGGCTGACCTTCACCGACGACGTCCGGGCCGGGGTGGCCGGCGTCGACTTCGTCCACACCGACGTGTGGGTGTCGATGGGCGAGCCCGTCGAGACGTGGGCCGAGCGGATCGCGCTGCTGAGGCCGTACCAGGTCGACGCCGCGCTGATGGCCTCGACCGGGAACCCGGAGACCAAGTTCATGCACTGCCTGCCGGCCTTCCACGACCGGGGCACCGAGGTCGGCGAGGAGCTCTTCCAGCAGACCGGCCTGAGCTCGCTCGAGGTCACCGACGAGGTGTTCGAGTCGAGCGCCTCGATCGTCTTCGACCAGGCCGAGAACCGCCTCCACACGATCAAGGCCGTGATGGTGGCGACCCTCGGCGGCTCCGACGGCCTGGCCAGCGGCCCGCCGGTGGGGGAGTGGAGGGCGTGA
- a CDS encoding flavodoxin family protein yields MRASVVFESMFGNTEQVADAICEGLRDQGVEVTRCRVGDAGDHELAPDLLVLGAPTHTFTLSRPATRAEAVTKGAEAVGATTGVRDWLDALDPTSSSAGVAPEVPGAVAVFDTRATTVRHLPGSAAKSTARILRKRGLDVGEVTSFFVDDVRGPLVEGELSRARSWGRHLAVTTR; encoded by the coding sequence GTGAGGGCGTCCGTGGTCTTCGAGTCGATGTTCGGCAACACCGAGCAGGTCGCCGACGCCATCTGCGAGGGCCTGCGGGACCAGGGCGTCGAGGTGACCCGGTGCCGGGTGGGCGACGCCGGCGACCACGAGCTCGCGCCGGACCTCCTGGTCCTGGGAGCCCCGACCCACACCTTCACCCTCAGCCGGCCCGCCACCCGGGCCGAGGCGGTGACGAAGGGCGCGGAGGCCGTCGGCGCGACCACCGGTGTGCGGGACTGGCTGGACGCGCTGGACCCCACGTCGTCGTCGGCCGGCGTCGCGCCCGAGGTCCCCGGTGCGGTCGCGGTCTTCGACACCAGGGCCACCACGGTCCGTCACCTCCCAGGGTCCGCCGCGAAGAGCACCGCCAGGATCCTGCGCAAGCGGGGCCTCGACGTCGGCGAGGTCACCAGCTTCTTCGTCGACGACGTACGCGGACCGCTCGTCGAGGGCGAGCTGTCGCGGGCTCGCAGCTGGGGCCGGCACCTCGCGGTGACGACCCGGTGA
- a CDS encoding cation-translocating P-type ATPase has product MTATPAAVTPASGLTTAEVGARRAQDGPNAVPRPPPTPAWRLLLAEMTHFFAGMLWVAALLALLAGMGELAVAIVVIVLLNGVFAFAQEHKADRAAEQLVAMMPASTRVRRDGALAVVPVVDLVREDVVLLAAGDRVGADVRLVESHEVSVDESMLTGESLPVVHVVGDEVAAGTFVVQGDAVGVVEATGSRTRLAGIAALTEQAHRPPSPLAKQLHRLVLVVAVLAVSVGVLLAGTSLLLGLGVTSSLLLGIGVMVALVPEGLLPTVTLSLARAAQSMARDHALVRRLEAVETLGATTFICTDKTGTLTRNEMSVVEAWTTAGPVAVLGTGYEPDGTATGAPGALHLAGAAAVGARGCATGRAVLREGAWVADGDPMDAALDSFASRLGLPEAGSSAPSARLPFTSASLSSAAALDGVGYLMGAPERLLERCGGSLPEARAELVRMSGRGRRVIAVCRVLGGPSVRTEDELLATAAARLELLALVGLRDPPRDEVPAAVALCRRAGIRLAMVTGDSALTGAAIATEVGLLGPGGVVVEGSDLPEADADVADLLDRDDGAVVARVSPADKLRIARALREHGHVVAMTGDGVNDVAALREADVGIAMGRAGSDVAREAADLVLLDDSFATIPKAVRLGRGTFLNIRRFLTFHLTDNVAELVPFVLWAVTGSEIPLAIGVLQVLALDIGTDMLPALALGAEPADDRAMQGPRRSTDVVDAPLLRRALLVLGPTEAVLSMAAFFTVLLQGGWSYGADAPASLLVLASGSAFAVIAVGQMVNAFVCRSESRPVWRLDPRGNPWVAGAVLVEAVLLAVFLGVPWVAEALGGAWPPATGWLFCLLAVLVLPLVDAVHKRLRTVGRT; this is encoded by the coding sequence ATGACGGCCACCCCGGCAGCGGTCACGCCGGCGTCGGGCCTGACCACCGCGGAGGTCGGGGCGCGGCGGGCCCAGGACGGGCCGAACGCCGTGCCCCGCCCCCCGCCGACCCCTGCCTGGCGCCTGCTCCTGGCCGAGATGACGCACTTCTTCGCCGGGATGCTCTGGGTGGCGGCGCTGCTCGCCCTGCTCGCGGGGATGGGGGAGCTGGCGGTGGCGATCGTCGTGATCGTGCTGCTGAACGGCGTCTTCGCCTTCGCCCAGGAGCACAAGGCCGACCGCGCGGCCGAGCAGCTGGTGGCGATGATGCCGGCCTCGACGCGGGTGCGTCGCGACGGCGCGCTGGCCGTGGTGCCGGTGGTGGACCTGGTCCGCGAGGACGTTGTGCTGCTCGCCGCAGGGGACCGCGTGGGTGCCGACGTACGCCTCGTCGAGTCGCACGAGGTCAGCGTCGACGAGTCGATGCTGACAGGGGAGAGCCTGCCGGTCGTGCACGTCGTCGGGGACGAGGTCGCGGCCGGGACGTTCGTGGTCCAGGGCGACGCCGTGGGCGTGGTGGAGGCGACCGGGTCCCGGACCCGGCTGGCCGGGATCGCAGCACTGACCGAGCAGGCCCACCGCCCGCCCAGCCCTCTCGCGAAGCAGCTGCACCGGCTGGTGCTGGTCGTCGCCGTGCTGGCGGTCTCGGTCGGTGTTCTGCTGGCCGGGACCTCGCTGCTGCTCGGCCTCGGGGTGACCTCGTCGCTGCTCCTCGGCATCGGGGTCATGGTCGCCCTCGTGCCCGAGGGCCTGCTGCCGACCGTCACGCTCTCCCTCGCGCGGGCCGCGCAGAGCATGGCGCGTGACCACGCGCTCGTCCGTCGCCTCGAGGCGGTCGAGACCCTCGGGGCGACCACCTTCATCTGCACCGACAAGACCGGGACCCTGACCCGCAACGAGATGTCGGTGGTGGAGGCCTGGACCACCGCCGGACCGGTCGCGGTGCTCGGGACGGGGTACGAGCCCGACGGCACGGCGACCGGCGCACCCGGGGCACTCCACCTCGCCGGTGCTGCGGCCGTCGGTGCGCGCGGGTGCGCGACCGGGCGGGCGGTGCTGCGGGAGGGGGCCTGGGTCGCCGACGGTGATCCGATGGACGCCGCGCTGGACTCGTTCGCCTCCCGGCTCGGGCTCCCCGAGGCGGGGTCCTCGGCGCCCTCGGCCCGCCTGCCCTTCACCTCGGCCAGCCTGTCCAGCGCTGCCGCGCTGGACGGGGTCGGCTACCTGATGGGCGCGCCGGAGCGGCTCCTCGAGCGGTGCGGCGGCTCCCTGCCCGAGGCCCGGGCGGAGCTGGTGCGGATGTCGGGGCGCGGGCGGCGGGTGATCGCCGTGTGCCGCGTCCTCGGCGGACCGTCGGTGCGCACCGAGGACGAGCTGCTCGCGACCGCGGCCGCGCGGCTCGAGCTGCTGGCGCTCGTCGGGTTGCGCGACCCGCCGCGGGACGAGGTGCCGGCCGCGGTCGCGCTGTGCCGGCGCGCCGGGATCCGCCTGGCCATGGTCACCGGCGACAGCGCCCTGACCGGGGCCGCCATCGCCACCGAGGTCGGCCTGCTCGGACCGGGCGGGGTCGTGGTCGAGGGCTCCGACCTGCCCGAGGCCGACGCCGACGTTGCCGACCTCCTGGACCGTGACGACGGCGCGGTGGTGGCCCGCGTGTCGCCGGCCGACAAGCTCCGCATCGCCCGTGCCCTGCGCGAGCACGGTCACGTGGTGGCGATGACCGGGGACGGCGTCAACGACGTCGCGGCCCTGCGCGAGGCCGACGTCGGGATCGCGATGGGCCGGGCCGGCAGCGACGTCGCCCGGGAGGCCGCGGACCTGGTGCTCCTCGACGACAGCTTCGCGACCATCCCGAAGGCGGTCCGGCTGGGGCGTGGCACCTTCCTCAACATCCGGCGGTTCCTGACCTTCCACCTGACCGACAACGTCGCCGAGCTCGTGCCGTTCGTCCTGTGGGCCGTGACCGGCAGCGAGATCCCGCTCGCGATCGGGGTGCTCCAGGTGCTCGCGCTCGACATCGGCACCGACATGCTCCCGGCGCTCGCGCTGGGCGCCGAGCCGGCCGACGACCGGGCCATGCAGGGTCCCCGCCGGTCCACCGACGTCGTCGACGCTCCGCTGCTGCGCCGTGCGCTGCTGGTCCTCGGGCCGACCGAGGCGGTGCTGTCCATGGCCGCGTTCTTCACCGTGCTGCTCCAGGGCGGCTGGAGCTACGGCGCGGACGCCCCGGCGTCCCTGCTCGTCCTCGCCTCCGGGTCGGCCTTCGCCGTGATCGCCGTCGGGCAGATGGTCAACGCCTTCGTCTGCCGCAGCGAGTCCCGCCCGGTGTGGCGTCTCGACCCCCGCGGCAACCCCTGGGTTGCCGGCGCGGTGCTCGTCGAGGCCGTGCTGCTGGCGGTCTTCCTGGGCGTCCCGTGGGTGGCCGAGGCGCTGGGCGGGGCGTGGCCGCCGGCGACCGGGTGGCTGTTCTGCCTGCTGGCCGTGCTCGTCCTGCCCCTGGTCGACGCCGTGCACAAGCGGCTGCGGACCGTCGGCAGGACGTGA
- a CDS encoding universal stress protein, giving the protein MTTTSRPRRRSVQVAGLPGTRPTRTPLGGVLVGIDTGQDPRTRADEATSRPLGALAWAVAEARASGRPLHLLTACAPSEPLSPAFGRLATPYPEPAWDSAGPALEALVEALPDPEARSATTGVTTERATGHAWEVLLEACPDAGILVIGQRRLGAVRRWVEGSTSMAVVGRCPVPVAVVPDDWPPPGARDTTDPVTVGVDLHPGDLRTPTDGVTGRHLRRHRVERAEATVGFAAAYAARHGVALRVLCSWDPPPELAWSDDQLATHEARRTADLESWVEGLTDRPSGLDVRVETSVGRAAERLVAYAASSSLTVVGRHSGLAHTPGRSFGSSTRALLRHAPSPVVVVPPTEPRR; this is encoded by the coding sequence ATGACCACCACCAGCAGGCCCCGGCGCAGATCCGTGCAGGTCGCCGGACTGCCAGGAACCCGCCCCACCCGCACCCCGCTCGGTGGCGTGCTGGTCGGCATCGACACCGGCCAGGACCCGCGGACGCGGGCCGACGAGGCCACCAGCCGTCCCCTCGGGGCCCTGGCCTGGGCGGTCGCCGAGGCACGCGCCTCCGGTCGCCCGCTGCACCTCCTCACGGCCTGCGCACCGTCCGAGCCGCTGAGCCCGGCCTTCGGCCGCCTGGCCACGCCCTACCCGGAACCGGCCTGGGACTCCGCCGGCCCGGCTCTCGAGGCCCTCGTCGAGGCACTGCCCGACCCGGAGGCGAGGTCGGCGACCACCGGTGTCACGACCGAGAGGGCCACCGGCCACGCGTGGGAGGTGCTGCTCGAGGCCTGCCCCGACGCGGGGATCCTGGTGATCGGCCAGCGCCGGCTCGGCGCCGTGCGCCGCTGGGTCGAGGGCAGCACCTCGATGGCCGTGGTCGGGCGCTGCCCGGTGCCGGTGGCCGTGGTCCCCGACGACTGGCCGCCGCCCGGGGCCCGCGACACCACGGACCCGGTCACGGTCGGCGTCGACCTGCACCCGGGCGACCTGCGTACCCCCACCGACGGCGTGACCGGTCGGCACCTGCGTCGTCACCGGGTCGAGCGCGCCGAGGCCACGGTCGGGTTCGCCGCGGCGTACGCCGCCCGGCACGGGGTCGCGCTACGGGTGCTCTGCAGCTGGGACCCCCCGCCCGAGCTGGCCTGGTCCGACGACCAGCTCGCGACCCACGAGGCACGCCGCACCGCCGACCTCGAGTCCTGGGTCGAGGGCCTCACGGACCGGCCGAGCGGCCTCGACGTGCGCGTCGAGACCAGCGTGGGACGCGCCGCGGAACGCCTGGTCGCGTACGCGGCGTCGAGCAGCCTGACCGTGGTCGGGCGGCACTCCGGCCTGGCGCACACCCCCGGGAGG